A window of Juglans regia cultivar Chandler unplaced genomic scaffold, Walnut 2.0 Scaffold_7, whole genome shotgun sequence genomic DNA:
attaaatacggAAATATTTAAtgctttattttgttgattagttcatcatcatcacccAAACCATCAGAATCAAAGCTgaaaattaaactttataatatgagaACCAAGCTTTGAATTAACTTATGCAAAGTACTAATTgttcgtatatatatattcactcgATCGAAAACATTAAATGAAGGTATAGCTTCTGTAATTTTTGTTATGTTCCTCTTTTTTGtagttatatatgcatatacaaccatttttataactattttttaaaattctttgtaAAATGGGCCGGAAAAGCTTATGAACGgaaactcaaaattaaaaaataaattaattaaaaagacgCAAATTATCACCACTTTGTTCTTTTATTAGAGAACAAAGATGATCCTTCTATTACAATTAtgatcaatataaatatataggagGAAAATTATTAATCATGAAAATTAAGGAAAGATATCGACAAAataggaaataaataaaatgatctgCTGTCCCGATAATAATTAAGCAATGCAAAAGGTACTGCTAATAATGGAAGAGTAGCAATAATTGAGATAGTTTTACCACTGGTTCCTTGCTGGAGACCAAATCCTCCACCGCTTCATAAAATCTTCGagagaataattttcacaaccAGCTAGCTAGCGCGTTAATTTCTACTCGTACGTGTCCTTCATGGGTTGTAAAACAGTTGTACGTGTTTATAAGATTATCCTTttgtattatttgttttttcctcaATTATCTGCAGTAATAACATTGTGCtaattttgaatgattttgaGTAAAACAATCAGGATTGAAGAGACAGCATAAGTGCTAGCATGGTATACTACAGACTGAGTATACTTAGAGATTTACTTTAAGATCTCCATTAGGTAGCGCTTAGGGAAAAAGTGAAACTCTACAGCAATATCCCTAAGagttacttcatgattaaaacaGTATGGCATTGGTATGTATGCTCATAAAAATATGTGGACTAAGTTGAGGGGTGAACATTAAACCACGGTGAACCCCAAAGTAGCACGAAACACACCTAACAATAGAATGATTAATTGAACCTTGGATGCATGATACCTTACACATGACTTAGAGGACTTGTATCCAATATGCATAGGCACGCATCATCTTCATAGAGCTGTGAGAATCAAATTCAACAAAGTAACAAAAAGTGGAACCAAAGTGAATAGAGAATGTATTTTCACATCATAACATGTGATGAAGAGATCACACCTTCAGTTCATGCTGAGCATAAGATTAGGTCTTGAGTCGCGTCCGCAGGCTATACTAGTTTTAGCAACTACAAGTGCTTGAAGCATCAAAAGTCAAGAAACTTGCCAACTTTTCCAAACGTTTGATGTTCTTTAGAAAACTCTGATTAAGCATATTAAAATTCCTATAGGGGACTTAGGGTTCAAAATCTTATTCTTCCCCGCTTCACAAGAAAAACTTCTTagtaataattaatagttaGCGGTTTGCCAGCAAATAATcaacaatattttctcaaaatgcaGAAAAACGTAAGAGGATTTCTCAAAATGCTTTGAGATACTACCAGGAGACTCTttagtaacaaaaataataagtagGCAAATGTTTGGTAACTAGGAAAACGTTGGACAAGGAAAATACGTATATGCGCACGACAAACAGATATtcaatatgtgtgtgttttatATTTACACATAATTTCAATTACCAAATTGTCTTCACAACTTAGCTCTCTGCATGCAAGCTCTCCAAATTGCGAAACCCAAACCACGAAAAACCTTGAAAAtagcatttcaattttcttccacTCTTCATGAATTTTCTCAGCATCCAAACGAAAATGATCAAATAAGCCGAATTACCTTGAGAGCTGGTGATTCACCGCATACAATCTTGCAAAAAACACAGTCGTTTTGTTGAACCTTCTTCTGAGAATCACGCAACCGCTTAGTCTCATCCGAATCAGAAGCGCAATAGGAAAAGGAGAGGGTTGAAAAAAGTGGGATGGGAGTCCGACCCCGAGGCTGACTGGAACCGAGAGGGCAGATATGGGAAGAGAGAATGGCGAGCCTCCGTGCCTCCATGTCAAGCGAAACCGAACCTTCTGACATAATCAATGGCTGTGGTTGTGGCTATGCCCATGATTTCCAAAACTTTCTAAAGTGAGATTCTGATCTGAGAAGGTAGAGAAACAAACCAAAACCGTGGGTTTTTCCTCCTTTATGTTTGAGTATTCAGTAATTTCTTGAGAGGATGGAGGTTTAGCGTGGCCGTGGTGGCGCTGTGGTCGAGATAGCCCTGCTTTGCTTTATTATCCATACGACGCACGTCATATAAATAAAGCAAGTTTGCCGCTATGTACAGTCCCATTCGGAGGACTCCTTTGCAAGCCTATGCTCGTGTGCACGTGTGTAGCATGTGAATGACTAAACTACCCCTAGttcatatttcagaaacaaaacagcaaaaattatgaaaaatcgaAAGCCGTCTCGTCAGTCTCCGTCCTCTGCCCATCGACGGCCTCCTCCACCATTGACGGAGTTGCATACTCCACTACCTATCGCCGGCCTTCTCCACCTTTGACGGAGTCACAGTGGTCTTGTCCTCCACTGTCCATCGACAGAGCACCTAAGTGGGTCTAAGTGGGTACTGGCGAGAATAAAGCAACTGCAATTCACATATTAGGAAATATGCGGTCTAAGTGGGTAAGTTCTTCTATACTACCCATAATAAATGCAGCCAATTCACCTTTTCGGATCATTCTGATCAACTTTGAAGCTTTAGTGGAAGCaagaatttattaattcataagaAAGACAAGAACGTCGATTGaataaaaaagagagggaaTATCCACTACGGCCATATCCATGGCGGTGAGCTTAGAAAGCTTAGAGAAGCCAAAGAAGCGCGAGCGCAGATGCCGAGACTCATTACGGCCATATCTACTACATTTTTCCTATCTCGGCCTGCTCCTACaataccagagagagagagagagtcctcaGTATAGGGCTGAGCAAGGAGAACTTGATTTGAGAAGGAGATATTGACTTGGGCTAAGGAAGGGGATGAGACAGGCACTTTTTCACTTAAATGTAACGATTCGTTTTGAAAACACGTAGGGCGTGTGCACGCAGTCCTCGAAAagagactgcaaatagaattttgcTTATTTTAAAGTGAAGAGAGTTTTGTGTTGTCTTTCGATCATTAGCCGACGGGTTTCGCTGGCCGGTCGAGAGTTCCGATGTCCAATATAGTTT
This region includes:
- the LOC118346127 gene encoding adenylylsulfatase HINT3-like; its protein translation is MSEGSVSLDMEARRLAILSSHICPLGSSQPRGRTPIPLFSTLSFSYCASDSDETKRLRDSQKKVQQNDCVFCKIVCGESPALKLYEDDACLCILDTSPLSHV